A stretch of the Saprospiraceae bacterium genome encodes the following:
- a CDS encoding T9SS type A sorting domain-containing protein yields MNRLSLLLMWHKKVSLLFIAITLSLAVKAGIVFDGSPGTGAPPPTLGGLTMIPVPVDNRPLFADESFVSISNSCPAQINFGAPMSHRRIGLGWASWSHGYTGDVYYNNGVTTTVITLPACSRGVYFYVEPNPFGFFDVSASANDGTTSGNISVDGFGGAHYVGFYTTSSSCLLTTITITSTVDFAIGEFATNVNYDVNNGALACNDNVQISLGVNCQATISPEMILEGEKTPICPCDYVVVARDWNTNKVIDVDPNTPGTQIGRDQIGTTLKITVTDPYTGNSCWGKAYIEDKLPPTLTCPDNVTIECFEDISPRSTGEPTVFEGCGFYTLSYKDVVSKGSCNLGYDKVITRTFTAVDETGNKSTCVQFITVSLGNLNNLSYPLNYDGLVLPGHTYALKCDEKIDKNKDVTPHLLDAPTCVDGYLLDSAYWLSTSLRVPKKLGWNCLDYGQYIGHPNPHAIYYPAKPGCWGENEFVMWEGTGEPGNAGCSNIAVTFRDIRIDISKPGCDAGPVGCYKVLRVWTLLNWCTGEVKDTNQIIKVMDNVPPKILYPDSLVVSTDPWRCEGRWDVAPAWLADNCSNEIHYTIRVEDGTVLGNDKSGYVVVNLPLGIQNAYIVAEDCCGNVTERRIVLDVQDNTPPNAVCDQKTVVTISGTQSPGDNTAKVFAETFDDGSFDNCSAHLSFKVIRMDELLGTNNGSTKDNTATCNGVNGDDDLRELGNQVYFDDYVKFCCADVGKSIMVVFRVYDVSTGAGPVHPNAMNQGGYLFGHFSDCMVEVEVQDKSIPTVVAPPDVVISCNFWFDVNTLDNPNDATFGKVVNDLAWRAKVKTSDIVCPYYCQKNLITGYPGGVAGKPASLQTAADKACEAYTTLFNPAHPDDKYDIVWGFDGYVLSSCNVTPLINVRDLRVCGQGRILRDVTAKGPNGVIITATQTIWVVNCDPFYVNRGNNCDPNDDIIWPDCQGLGTTIDGCGADISPDNPKLGRPEIVNGARNHCNLIAIEPFDEIFTIEPDACYKILRKWIVIDWCQYDPNIDPEKGRWEFTQIIKVRDQVKPIVTCNVGNCEPAVYNTSLQSCVGHINLTVTATDSCTPNDWLLVEYKLDAFNNGTFDYNVGKLTLKEYNQGIKPSIHNNQFADNPNNPFDASGVYPIGIHRICWYVEDGCGNIGQCCTLFEVKDCKAPTPYCLTGIITVPMPATGCIDIWAKDLDFNSSDNCTPRNKLKFYFDGDTAKRSIRVCCDDFVRQQKSDELSISVQVWVEDEEGNKDYCVTTVIVQDNQNICPNPPTANSGNVNGLIRTENGDLTAKAGVELYNKNLLTRETTTNNSGSYLFGDLSLNTEYQLKSKRNDEAANGVSTADIVKIQRHILGIEELATPYKLIAADVNKSNSITASDISEIRKLILGINAEFTKVPSWAIIPSDYVFVTPKQPWDYSTEKTFVTLSQSSKVDFIAVKMGDVNNTANASNANGNASTRSGSSLNLFVDEKQLIAGESYTMDIKAMDFNNVNGFQFTLNFDPAVLAFDGYESKSLAVDASNFGTVKSENGLLTMSWDAKQAMNLDENQILFSLKFNVLANSANNKLFAITSDITAAEAYNDKLDVKSVKLSVRSGKSIVESSMFELYQNAPNPFDKITEISFRMAEDAIANLSIYDVTGKVIYIKQLNAQKGLNTIKVERADLNGAGMYYYQLDSGNHTATKRMVIIE; encoded by the coding sequence ATGAATAGACTAAGTTTACTATTAATGTGGCATAAAAAGGTGTCGTTACTTTTTATCGCTATTACACTTTCTCTTGCTGTTAAAGCAGGGATTGTGTTTGACGGCAGTCCGGGCACTGGAGCCCCACCACCTACATTAGGTGGATTAACTATGATACCGGTACCTGTTGATAACAGACCGTTATTCGCTGATGAAAGTTTTGTTAGCATTTCTAATTCATGTCCAGCTCAAATCAACTTTGGTGCACCCATGAGTCACCGGAGGATTGGATTAGGTTGGGCATCCTGGAGCCATGGCTATACAGGTGATGTGTATTATAACAATGGTGTGACTACTACTGTTATAACTCTCCCTGCTTGTTCTCGTGGTGTTTATTTTTATGTTGAACCAAATCCATTTGGATTTTTTGATGTTTCGGCATCAGCAAATGATGGAACAACTTCTGGAAATATATCAGTTGATGGTTTCGGAGGTGCTCATTATGTTGGTTTTTATACAACAAGTTCTTCTTGTTTATTGACAACGATCACAATTACATCCACAGTAGATTTTGCTATTGGTGAATTTGCTACTAATGTAAATTATGATGTTAACAATGGCGCATTAGCATGTAATGACAATGTGCAAATTAGTTTAGGTGTAAATTGTCAGGCGACCATTTCTCCGGAAATGATTTTGGAAGGAGAAAAAACTCCAATTTGTCCTTGCGATTACGTTGTTGTTGCAAGAGATTGGAATACGAATAAAGTGATCGATGTTGATCCAAATACTCCTGGAACTCAGATTGGTAGAGATCAAATTGGAACTACTTTAAAAATCACTGTAACGGATCCTTACACAGGAAATTCTTGTTGGGGAAAAGCATACATTGAAGACAAGTTACCACCAACACTTACCTGTCCAGACAATGTGACTATTGAGTGTTTTGAGGATATTTCACCTCGTTCAACAGGTGAACCAACAGTGTTTGAAGGTTGTGGATTTTACACATTGTCATATAAAGATGTGGTATCTAAAGGTTCTTGCAATTTAGGTTATGATAAAGTAATTACAAGAACATTTACTGCAGTTGATGAAACTGGAAATAAATCTACTTGTGTTCAGTTTATCACAGTTAGCTTAGGAAACCTTAACAATTTATCTTATCCATTAAATTACGATGGATTGGTATTACCAGGACACACTTATGCTTTAAAATGTGACGAGAAAATTGATAAAAATAAAGATGTCACGCCACATTTATTAGATGCGCCAACTTGTGTTGATGGATATTTGTTGGATTCTGCATATTGGCTTTCAACTAGTTTACGGGTTCCTAAAAAACTTGGTTGGAACTGTTTGGACTACGGTCAATATATTGGTCATCCAAATCCTCATGCTATCTATTATCCTGCTAAACCAGGATGTTGGGGAGAAAATGAATTTGTAATGTGGGAAGGTACAGGAGAACCTGGTAATGCAGGTTGCTCAAATATTGCTGTTACTTTCAGAGACATTCGTATTGATATATCCAAGCCAGGCTGCGATGCAGGACCGGTTGGATGTTATAAAGTATTACGTGTATGGACATTGTTGAATTGGTGTACAGGAGAGGTTAAAGACACCAATCAAATTATTAAAGTAATGGACAATGTTCCACCTAAAATATTATACCCGGATAGTCTGGTAGTTAGCACTGATCCATGGAGATGCGAAGGTCGTTGGGACGTCGCACCAGCATGGTTAGCTGACAATTGCTCTAATGAAATTCACTACACGATTCGTGTAGAGGATGGCACAGTATTAGGCAATGACAAATCAGGTTATGTCGTGGTAAATCTTCCTCTTGGTATCCAAAACGCTTATATTGTTGCAGAGGACTGTTGCGGTAATGTTACCGAGAGACGGATAGTCCTTGACGTTCAAGATAATACTCCTCCAAATGCAGTTTGTGATCAAAAAACTGTAGTCACCATTTCAGGTACTCAAAGCCCTGGTGACAACACAGCAAAAGTTTTTGCAGAAACTTTTGATGATGGTTCTTTTGATAACTGTTCTGCTCATTTGTCCTTTAAAGTAATCCGTATGGATGAACTGTTAGGAACGAATAATGGAAGTACTAAAGATAATACTGCAACCTGTAATGGCGTAAACGGAGATGATGATCTACGTGAACTCGGAAATCAGGTTTACTTTGATGATTATGTAAAATTCTGTTGTGCAGATGTTGGTAAATCCATCATGGTTGTATTCAGAGTTTATGATGTAAGCACAGGAGCAGGTCCGGTTCATCCAAATGCTATGAATCAAGGTGGCTATTTATTCGGTCATTTTAGTGATTGTATGGTTGAAGTAGAAGTACAGGATAAAAGTATCCCGACTGTTGTAGCTCCACCTGATGTCGTAATCAGTTGTAATTTCTGGTTTGATGTCAATACATTAGACAATCCAAATGATGCAACTTTTGGTAAAGTGGTTAATGATTTAGCATGGAGAGCAAAAGTGAAAACTTCAGATATTGTATGTCCATATTATTGCCAAAAGAATTTAATCACAGGATATCCAGGTGGTGTTGCAGGCAAACCAGCAAGTTTACAAACTGCTGCTGATAAAGCTTGTGAAGCATATACAACTTTATTTAATCCTGCTCATCCTGATGACAAGTATGATATTGTTTGGGGATTTGATGGATATGTCTTGTCTTCTTGTAATGTTACTCCATTAATTAATGTGAGGGATTTAAGGGTTTGTGGACAAGGAAGAATTTTAAGAGACGTAACGGCTAAAGGTCCAAATGGAGTTATAATTACAGCTACTCAAACAATTTGGGTTGTAAACTGTGATCCATTTTATGTAAACAGAGGCAATAATTGTGATCCAAATGATGATATTATCTGGCCTGATTGTCAAGGTTTAGGAACAACCATTGATGGTTGTGGTGCGGATATTAGCCCTGACAATCCAAAATTAGGTAGACCTGAAATTGTAAATGGCGCAAGAAATCATTGCAATTTGATCGCTATTGAACCTTTTGATGAAATCTTTACAATAGAACCAGACGCATGTTATAAGATATTGCGTAAATGGATTGTGATTGACTGGTGTCAGTATGATCCAAACATTGATCCTGAAAAAGGTCGTTGGGAATTTACTCAGATCATTAAAGTAAGAGATCAGGTAAAACCAATAGTAACTTGTAATGTTGGTAATTGCGAACCAGCGGTTTACAACACAAGCTTGCAATCATGTGTTGGTCATATTAACTTAACAGTTACAGCAACCGATTCATGCACGCCGAATGACTGGTTATTGGTTGAGTACAAATTAGATGCTTTCAATAACGGAACATTTGATTACAATGTTGGTAAATTAACTTTGAAGGAGTACAATCAGGGAATTAAACCTTCTATTCATAACAATCAATTTGCTGATAATCCGAATAATCCATTTGATGCAAGCGGTGTATATCCAATCGGTATTCACAGAATTTGTTGGTATGTTGAAGATGGTTGCGGAAATATTGGTCAGTGCTGCACATTGTTTGAAGTAAAAGACTGTAAAGCACCAACACCATATTGCTTGACAGGAATTATTACAGTTCCAATGCCAGCTACAGGTTGTATTGATATCTGGGCAAAGGATCTTGATTTTAATAGTTCTGATAACTGTACTCCAAGAAATAAATTGAAATTCTATTTTGATGGTGATACAGCTAAAAGAAGCATCCGAGTATGTTGTGATGATTTCGTAAGACAGCAAAAATCAGATGAATTGAGTATTTCAGTTCAGGTTTGGGTTGAAGACGAAGAAGGAAATAAAGACTATTGCGTTACAACAGTGATAGTACAAGACAATCAAAATATTTGTCCTAATCCTCCAACTGCAAATTCTGGAAATGTGAACGGTTTGATCCGCACTGAAAACGGTGACCTCACTGCAAAGGCAGGAGTAGAATTGTACAATAAAAATTTATTGACAAGAGAAACAACTACCAATAATTCTGGTTCTTATTTGTTCGGTGATTTATCATTGAATACAGAATATCAATTGAAATCTAAACGCAATGATGAAGCTGCAAATGGAGTTTCTACTGCAGACATTGTAAAAATTCAAAGACATATTCTTGGAATTGAAGAATTGGCAACTCCTTATAAACTGATAGCAGCGGATGTAAACAAATCCAATTCTATCACTGCATCAGATATTTCTGAAATCAGAAAACTGATATTAGGTATAAATGCTGAATTTACCAAAGTACCATCTTGGGCTATTATTCCATCTGATTACGTGTTTGTTACTCCTAAACAACCATGGGACTACTCAACTGAAAAGACCTTTGTTACGTTGAGTCAATCAAGCAAAGTTGATTTCATAGCTGTTAAAATGGGAGATGTTAACAATACTGCAAATGCAAGCAATGCGAATGGAAATGCAAGCACCAGAAGTGGTTCTAGCTTAAATCTGTTTGTTGATGAAAAACAACTTATTGCAGGTGAAAGTTATACTATGGACATTAAAGCAATGGATTTCAATAACGTAAATGGATTCCAGTTTACCTTGAATTTTGATCCTGCAGTTTTAGCTTTTGATGGTTATGAATCAAAATCGTTAGCTGTTGATGCATCTAATTTTGGAACTGTTAAATCTGAAAATGGTTTATTGACAATGAGTTGGGATGCAAAACAAGCAATGAATTTAGATGAAAATCAAATTTTATTCAGCTTGAAATTTAATGTACTTGCCAATTCAGCTAATAACAAGTTATTTGCAATTACAAGTGATATTACAGCTGCGGAAGCTTACAATGACAAACTTGATGTTAAGTCTGTTAAATTAAGTGTGCGTTCTGGTAAATCTATTGTTGAGTCAAGTATGTTTGAGTTATATCAAAATGCTCCAAACCCATTTGACAAAATAACAGAAATTAGTTTCAGAATGGCTGAAGATGCAATTGCAAATTTGAGTATTTATGATGTTACAGGTAAAGTAATTTACATCAAACAATTAAATGCTCAGAAAGGCCTGAACACAATTAAAGTTGAGCGTGCCGACTTAAATGGAGCCGGAATGTACTACTATCAATTGGATTCAGGAAACCATACAGCAACTAAGCGTATGGTGATTATCGAGTAA